Genomic window (Jeotgalibaca ciconiae):
TACTAAGTGACACCTTATTTACGTAGTTAGACATTTTTTCTGATTTTTTTGAGAGTTGAATAATTTTCTTCGAAAAAGAGAGCTGAGTTCAAGTACCTCAGCTCTTTTTGATTCTATTCTTCTGTTTTGATTATTCCCAAATAGCTTCGCCATCTGTTTCAATTATGTTTTTGTACCAATAGTAGCTATCTTTTTTATAGCGATTCAAGCTTGGATTGCTCTCGTATTCTGATTGATCAACATAGACAAAACCGTAGCGTTTTTGATAGCCATTTAGCCAACTTAATAAGTCGGTAAACGACCAGGTACAATATGCGATGATGTCACTACCTTCATCGATGGCCATTTTAATTTGTTTTAAATGTTCTTGAATATACTTGATACGATAAGGATCATGCACAGATTTATCCTCTTCCAACTTATCAAAAGCGCCTAAGCCATTTTCGGAAATGATGATTGGTAAATCGTATCTGCTTGTAATTTCTCGACAGCCAATACGCAGTCCCATCGGATCAATCGTCCAATCCCAGTCAGTAGTAGGTAAATGAGGATTTAAAGGACTCTTGTAGATTCCAGCCATACCTGTTTCTGTGGATGTTCCCTTTTTTCCAGATACATTCACAATACCTGAATTATCAACACCATCTTCAGGATTGTGCTCAACCACGTCACTACGATAATAGTTAACACCCATGAAATCTACTTTTTCAGAAGCAGATTTTAGCAACTCAAAATCTCCTTCTTGAATTTTTGGAGCAATGTTTTTAGATTCGAGATACTTCATCGCTGCTCTGGGATAACGACCGTATGCATATACGTCCATCCACCAATAATTTTTTAAGTCATCGAAGTCATGCTTCGCTAAAACATTTTTTGGTTTAGTATCCAGTGCATAACTAGGATGAAAAGCAAAACTTGCTCCCACCATTCCATCAGCTACTATCTCATGAAACTTTTCAACTGCTTTCGCATGAGCTAAAAAGGCATGATGATTTACCTGGTAATGTAATTTGTCTTCATCTGATAAGCCTGGTGGGTGTTGAGCTGATTGCCAACCCAATCGAGTAAAAATATTCTGTTCGTTCATCGTAATCCAATATTTCACTTTATTACCGTATTCTTTAAATAATGTCACAGCATATTTTTCAAAGTCTTCTATGATTTGACGGCTTTCCCATCCTCGGTATGCGTCTTGTAGATATTGCGGTAAATCCCAGTGGTATAAAGTAATCATTGGTTGGATCCCGTTTTCTAAACATACATCAATAATATCCTGATAAAAATCAAGTCCTTTTTGATTAACTTCATCCATCGAATTTGGATAAATCCTTGTCCATGCAATGGAGAAACGATATGTTTTCATCCCCATTTCTGCCATTAGAGCAATGTCTTCTTTGTACCGGTGGTAATGGTCTACTGCTACATCTCCAGTTGTTCCTTTAAATGTCTTACCAGGAATTCTGACGAATTTATCCCAAACAGATGGACTCTTTCCATCTTCATCCCAAGCCCCTTCGATTTGATAGGCAGCCGAGGCACTTCCCCATAAGAAATCTTTCGGGAAGCTTCCTTTTTCAATTGTTAGCACGAAAAGTTCCTCCTCTTTTGAAGTTGTTATAATTTTTATGCTTCTGAAATTTCCATTTCTTGTTGCAGTAGTTTTTGATCGTATGCTCGAATAAAGGGATAATAAATCACTGTTGAAAGTCCCAATAATAGGAGTGCCAGCACAACACTACGCCAGTCTCCACCTGTACCAATAAATGCACTGATTCCTACGGGTGTTGGCCATGGTGCCTGAGCGATAATTGGACTGATAAAGCCTAGTTTGATTGCCCAATAGCTAAGTGAAACATTTATCATTGGTGCTACAATAAACGGTATTGCTAAGTATGGGTTATAAATAATTGGAAGACCAAAAATTACCGGCTCATTAATATTAAAGATAGATGGGATAATCGCAGCTTTTCCAAGTGATTTCAACTGTTGAGACTTAGCAAAGAAGGTAATAATGATAACCGCACCCAACGTTGCTCCAGAACCACCAATTTCAACAAATGTTTTAGCAAAAGCCCCTGCAAAAGGAACAATTTGCCCTTCTTGCGCATTCAACGCCAAATTCCCCAATAAGATTGGTTGTAGCATTGGAATGATTGTATTCGTTCCATGGATTCCCACAAGCCACAATAAGTGAATGAAGAAGAAAATAACTACTACTCCAAGCCATGAATTCGCAATATTGGTTACGAAACCAAATGGTACTTCAATCATTGTAAAGATATCTGTTCCAAGCGCTACCAAGATTCCGTTAATAATAATAACTACAAAAGCAATAACAAATGCTGGAACTAGAGCAGTAAACGAACGTGTTACGCCATCAGGAACACCTTCTGGCATTTTGATAACCCATTGTTTCGCTACACACAAACGATATAGTTGAACAGCGATGATTGCCATGATAATTCCCGTAAAGATACCTGCAGTACCTAAACGCGCAACCCCATCACCACCCATAATCCAACCATTTACAATTGTTGATGCATCGGTGATTTCTGTCACACGAACAATTGAACTGTCTGCAAACACTAAGACAGGAATTGACATGAAGAATGCGAACATGGATAATAGTGCACCGTTCAATGGGTTTAAATCCAAGTCGTCTTCCTCTGCGTATATTTTGGTATATTCATACCCTAATACTAAGTTGAAATAAAGAGCTAAAATTCCCATTGTTGCTGTATTAGCGAGCATATATAACGGACTTATTTTTCCTAATGATGTGTCAAAAATTCCTTGAAGTGCTGGAATGGCAGTTGGAAGTACATTTAATACTAAGAACATAGATCCAACGATTGTAAATGGAATCGCTGCAACCCCTGCTCCCATAATTGCTCTTACTATTTTGAATTGAGCCATTTTACTTAACGGACCCATTAGATTGTTTTCAAGCCATGAAAAGAATTTATTTTCTTGTTCCATAATTTTTCTTTCTTTCCTTTCCAGATGTTTTTTCAAAATCTACTATTGCTT
Coding sequences:
- the celB gene encoding PTS cellobiose transporter subunit IIC, with product MEQENKFFSWLENNLMGPLSKMAQFKIVRAIMGAGVAAIPFTIVGSMFLVLNVLPTAIPALQGIFDTSLGKISPLYMLANTATMGILALYFNLVLGYEYTKIYAEEDDLDLNPLNGALLSMFAFFMSIPVLVFADSSIVRVTEITDASTIVNGWIMGGDGVARLGTAGIFTGIIMAIIAVQLYRLCVAKQWVIKMPEGVPDGVTRSFTALVPAFVIAFVVIIINGILVALGTDIFTMIEVPFGFVTNIANSWLGVVVIFFFIHLLWLVGIHGTNTIIPMLQPILLGNLALNAQEGQIVPFAGAFAKTFVEIGGSGATLGAVIIITFFAKSQQLKSLGKAAIIPSIFNINEPVIFGLPIIYNPYLAIPFIVAPMINVSLSYWAIKLGFISPIIAQAPWPTPVGISAFIGTGGDWRSVVLALLLLGLSTVIYYPFIRAYDQKLLQQEMEISEA
- a CDS encoding glycoside hydrolase family 1 protein, with the protein product MEKGSFPKDFLWGSASAAYQIEGAWDEDGKSPSVWDKFVRIPGKTFKGTTGDVAVDHYHRYKEDIALMAEMGMKTYRFSIAWTRIYPNSMDEVNQKGLDFYQDIIDVCLENGIQPMITLYHWDLPQYLQDAYRGWESRQIIEDFEKYAVTLFKEYGNKVKYWITMNEQNIFTRLGWQSAQHPPGLSDEDKLHYQVNHHAFLAHAKAVEKFHEIVADGMVGASFAFHPSYALDTKPKNVLAKHDFDDLKNYWWMDVYAYGRYPRAAMKYLESKNIAPKIQEGDFELLKSASEKVDFMGVNYYRSDVVEHNPEDGVDNSGIVNVSGKKGTSTETGMAGIYKSPLNPHLPTTDWDWTIDPMGLRIGCREITSRYDLPIIISENGLGAFDKLEEDKSVHDPYRIKYIQEHLKQIKMAIDEGSDIIAYCTWSFTDLLSWLNGYQKRYGFVYVDQSEYESNPSLNRYKKDSYYWYKNIIETDGEAIWE